In the Sorghum bicolor cultivar BTx623 chromosome 4, Sorghum_bicolor_NCBIv3, whole genome shotgun sequence genome, TTGCCTATTCTTGTTCTGTACTACATAAATTCTTGATAAGCATATAATTCTCTAACACATGTTACTCGACTAATAAAATCCGTCTCTGATCCGTTTCCGCTCCATATCCGTACCAGTTCCGACTACCAAAAAAACCGTATCTACATCCGCATCCGTGTATTATCCACTCCGCACCGAATCCGACAAAAAAAAACGGATTAGGATATGAGAAAGTTATTATCCGCAccgatccgatccgttttcattccTAGTGACTGTGACATGACGTAGCGTACGTACCGGTGAGAATGTACTCCGGCGCGGCGTAGCCGTGTGTCCCCATAACACGGGTGGTGACGTGGGTGTCGTCGCCCTGTGGGCCCTCCTTGGCCAGTCCAAAGTCTGAGAGCTTTGCAGTGTAATCCTGCCATACAcagaaaagaaagagtgagaaAAACGTCTTTCAATTCAGTCTACCCGAAAAAGGAAAGCATATTGTTTAATAGTCACAGTTCAGCCGCAATGTCGATAATTGCATATCGTTGCTTCGACCGTTATCCTAGAAATGGGTACGTGTCAGGTCGATGCGTGTTCGCTAGTGGCACACACGTACACTGATTGCGTGTCAAAATTTTATGCTTGCGCGTGTGCATATCAGGAGCATTCTACTAGTCTGAGAAAAGCACGGACCGAACGGCTCTCTGTTGCCATTTTTGAGCTCCTCATAAAGTCAAAGTTGAGAAGAGTGTTTGGTTAGTCAAGGAGTACAACTACTACTCCGGCCGTACTCAGGCTTCGAGCTGCTAGTACGAAGGTCTAGTAGCCTATgataattaaggccttgtttactttcaaaattttttgtaaaaatGAATAGTGacgttttcgtttgtatttgacaaatattgtctaatcatagactaactagggtcaaaagattcgtctcgtcaatttcgaccaaactgtgcaattagtttttattttcgtctatatttaatactcgatgcatgcgtctaaagattcgatgtgacggagaatctgaaaaattttgcaaaatttttgggaagtaaacaaggcctaaggcaaCAACCAATTTTGTTTCGTCCGGTGGAGCTCCGGCCGGCCGGATGCACCCACTAATAATCCGAAAGTTGCGTTTCTTGCCTACTTAAAATAACAGGAACGAACGTTAATGACGACATTGTTGTCACATTGATTCGGTAGGAGAAGTAAACAAAACAGAAAGGACACCTTATTCCTTAGTAATTTGCTGGTTTTGTGGGTACCATTTGATAAATcgttattttaatttttttttataagcTGGCCGCCACACTATATAAAGATGTATAAGCATTGTGGAATTTGGACCCCCTCTGGTTCGATCAGATGGCGGATATATCCCTGGGTGTACGACATAGATTGGCCAACTTTTTGAAATTCGAAAAATAAAACGTGGTGGCAGGCGTCGGCAAAGAGCCAAGATGGAATTCCTTGGGATTAAAGCAACAAGCTAAATAATGTAAGGACGAGAATACGAAGAAGAAGAATTCATGAATGCGCGCATGAGCCATGAGGTACTCACGGAGTCGAGCAGGATGTTGGAGGCCTTGAAGTCGCGGTAGATGACTGGCGTGTCGGCCTCGTGCAGGAACGCCAGCCCCTTTGCCGCGCCCACCGCGATCTTCAGCCGCGTGCACCACGGCAAGGTCGACAGCAGAtctgcatatgcatgcatgcgctGCCGGCAGGTCAGGTACGGTGGTGTAACACAACTTAAGAACACGCCGTTTTTTTAATAGAGTGAACACACGCCGTTGTAGCAGTAGTAACTAGCTAGTAAGTAAGGATAGCTTACTCTTGAAGAGGTGGTGCTCGAGGCTTCCTCTGGCCATGTACTCGTACACGAGCATCCTCTGCTCATCCTGGCAGCCGTACCCGATGAGCTTCACCAGATGCGGATGCTTCAACATCCCCAGGTACACCACCTCCGCCTGCAGCAGCGAGCATCAATCGTTCGTACGTAAGTGAGTCGATCGTGTCCGATCCATTCGAATAAAATGCATGTGTATATCTACGTGTACCAGCCACTCGCGGTGGCCCTGCGGCCCGTCGGCGTCGAGGTACTTGACGGCGACGTGCTGCGGCTCGATCTCCCCGGGCCGAAGCCGCTCGTCGAGGAAGCCCTTGTAGACGGGTCCGAACCCACCCTCGCCGATGAAGTTGCTGCTGGAGAGCCCCCGCGTGGCGGCGCTGAGCTCCGCCTGCGTGAAGGCGTGCAGGCCCGACGAGGCCAGCGCCCGCGACAGGTCGTCCAGCGACAGCGACCGCAGCCGCGCCGTCGCGCTCCGCATCCGCCGCACCGCCTTCTTCTCGCTCCCGCCGCTCTCGCTCCCGCTCCCGCTACtcctggccgccgccgccgacggctcCGACGACCCCACGAAGCAACGGAACAGCAACAGCATCCTCGTACGTGGCGCCCGCGTGATCGATCGAGATCGAGTAGTGGTAGTAAGCTTCGGCTCGCGGTCGACGTCGCCTCCAATCGATCCGATTCCtttttccttcttcttcttcttcctcccgcgcgcgcggccgcGGTCGCTTGCTCCTGTGCCGGCCGCCGGCTGGTGCAGTCTTTGCGATCGAGTGCTGCCGGAGGGGTTGGATTGGATGGTTTGACACGAGGCGTACGTACGTGTGGGGATTATATAGCGAAGAGGGAGCAGAGCGCGCAGGCACTGGGCGCGCGCGGGCGGGTGGTTGGTTAGTTGGGGCCGGTGGAAGACTGGAGAGGGAGGCGTCTCGTCTGAAACGGCCGTGTTGACCGCACCCGGCAGGAGGCCGATGGGAGTGCTACCAGCCTACCACTAGCCAGCCAGCGCTGGTGGTTTCGTTTCCTACGAGGACTcgtgcgctctctctctctctctctctctctctctctctctctcgcgcgcgcgcgcgcggtgaGTCCTGGGAACCAAGAACCTGGCGTTGCGTACGTGCGTGTGACATTTTCTTTGTCAAATGAGGACCGAGCCATAACGGGAAAGGTGAATGCGACTTCGCTATAGGAAAAACGACGTCGGAGGCGAGAAAATTTCAAACGTTTCCGTTTTGGGCGTCCTCTCGGCTACGGTTTCACCGCGCTTCTTCTACTGTTTTGGACTTCGATTCGGAAGGATGGGGATGGGCGGAACTGGATTGCCATGGACATGGCGTGTTTTGCATCGCATGACGTCATCCCTTGCCAAGACATGCCATCATAAACCACAACAGCACGGCATGCAGCACCCCACCAGCTTCCAAAGAACTCCTTTCACAAGACCGGCCGgtttcgtttttttttttttgccgttGTTCGTTTTTTTTGCAGGACATAATTTATTACCACAACTTCTTGTAAAATATTATGGACAAAAAGTCATGTGTGTACCCCCTTTATAACCtcccaaaaataaaaattcacACACTTTTTTTTCAATAGAAGTTGCAGGATTATCATCGTTAGCTTCGAATCTAGTGAACGTTACAGAGATTGCACAAAAAGGCGGAAAACAAATAAATTAACATTCGAATGGAAAGCAAATGAATGATGTAAAACAGACATTTTTGTTATTTTTCCATGGTATATGTAGATAATTTAGAAGCCTAGTTTTGAATTTGGGTTCTTGATCCTAGTTCCCCAGGGTTGAAGAATAAAATTCAGGAACAATTACGGGGTATTTGAGAGTAGGTATTGATAGTAATTACGCTAGATATTTTCatagtgtgtgagagagagagggtatTTAGAAATGATTAGACCCATTTCCTATTGTTGAAAAAAAGTGAATAATGCCAACCAAATTTATGGTTACGTGCTTGCATCTTTGAGCCTTTCTAGACTTTGACTTGTTTTCTAGCTCTTTCTATTCTAAAGTTTAACATAAATGCTCTAAAATAAGATATATGCTCACCATATGCATGCAAGAAAATCATGTTTGGCTATCCCTCGCTTGTTCGACTCTGTTTAGTTTTTATCTAAAAACTTTTGTCTCATCATATTGAATGTTTaaacacatgtatggagtattaatatatagattaaaaaattaactaattgtacagtttatatgtattttgcgagacaaatcttttaagcctaattagttcatgattggacactaatttctATAGTTACAAATGTACTATAGaatctaatttttttcttttggtgaactaaacaagtagCAACCGATGGAATGCAGCACTCAAGTgagttttcctttcttttttttttgtttctgctTCCCTTTATTTTAATCTTTGTTCATGTTTAGTGTACTAATTCGTTGTTGTATATGATGGAAATGAAAACATTATTTTCAGCTATCTTTTTATAACTTCTCTTTACAACACAAAACTTATTCGGAGTCATCcataaactttttttttaacaaacGGGGGGAGAGATTCCCCACCATAGATTCATTTCAGGCTTCCAATGAAGCAGAAGTAACAGCAGAATTACAGGGATATGAAGTAGTAGTGCCAAGCATTTAGGCTAGTTACAGCTCGATCATCTCTAAGATGATTACGCCATATTACAAGATCATCACAAACTTTGGAGACAATAGATCTACTGGTAGAAGTATAAGTTGTGCTTGGTAGGTTCTTATAGTTCTCAAATTGCTATGGAAAatgttttgtaaaaaaattgtcCGACGAGTTGTTCTGGAAACGTATTTTAAACAAGTTGTTTTGGAAATGCTGGACATTTAAAACTTCATGTATAATAAGTTGCATGTAAAACTATTCACCATAGTGTTTTTCATAAACTAATTGACTATCAAAAAATTATGCATATAAGTTGTCCTTAAAGTTTTGTCCAGGCAGATAAATTTATACTAGAGAGAGAAAGTATTTATGTGCAGAATAAATCGATTCAAATAACATACTTGGCATACTTCTCACAACTATTTAAACCTAGAATTCTCTCTCCAAAGTTTGCGTGATAGCGTTTAATTAAGCATAAAAGTTGTCCTGAAAAATTACGCTAAAAGGTTGGTCAGAAAAGGTTATATATTATAGGTAAAAAAATTACACATGCATATACAAGTTTGTAATAACATTAGAAAATCGTGGAAAATTGGAATTGTTGGGTTTGTCGGGAATTGCTCGCGCCGCCCTTGCTCTCTTGGGAGCACTGTCGACTGTCGTCGCTCGAGTCCATAACTCCCTAGCTAGCTATATGCATCGGCGTGCATGGCTGGCTAACCTATGGAGGCGCTCGTGCTCAGGATCCACGAGCACATGTGCTCAGAATCCTGGAAGCTAGGCCGGAAGGGAAAGGGAGGAAGGCACGCACGGCCTGAGCCGGCAGCCAGGTCGGCACGCGCGGCCCCGCGTGCTCCACCAACCCGGCCCCCATCATGCTCCCGAATATATGCATACAACGCCATGGCAAGCAAGCAATCAGCAACTTCTGTAGCATCTCGCTTTGTTTGTCCTGTTGTTAGGTATACGGCCGCGTACCTGCCCAGCTGCTGGAGCCTGGAGCAGTCAGCAATCAGCAGCAGCGACGATTAGACCCGGAAGAAGacaggccggcggcggcgacgagcaCGGAGGCTGGCTGCTGCCGCGTCGCGTAGCTAGCGTTGGGATGATGGGAGTGGTGACGACGAGCGAGGGCGCATTGCCTCTCCAAGAAGCATCCTAGGGGCTGTTTACTTGTTAAATTTTTAGTTCTGATCACTgttgcactttcgtttgtatttgataattattgttcaatcatagactcaaaaaatttatctcgcaaCTTATAGACGAAatatatgtaattagttatttttttatctatatctaatgcttaatgcatgtgccgtaagatctgatgtgacagaaaatcttgaaagctttgtaaaattttttatgaACTAAACAGCCCCTTGGAATCGGATTACAACGGCGAATCATATGTAGCAGGGGCATCATCTCTGTGGATTTGTAACAATAATGCAGGCGCGCCAACTAACCCCTCAAAGAGTGAGTGTATACTATATTATCACTACAAGTAAGTTTATTCCTAGCTAGCTGACAGTCGTACACTCGTACTCTTACTACTATTATATTTCTACTATTCCTAGAAAATAAGTTTACACATGTATCTGCACTGATTTGTAGTCATTATGTTTCTTAGCCATTATTCAATTTCGCTTGATTACTAAAATATATATCTTCTTTTGGTAGTTTGTGAAACCTTTTTTTGTAGCATTatcttttttttggggggggggggagttcaagaaatttaagtcatttttcACTATAAAGAAATTTTCGATGATCATATGCTTATTTGCATTGTGGATGTTGAGTGGTAAGTGGTAACTTGTTCCTCTCATGAAGCAAACCGTGTGTTTTGGTTGTTTTTTTAAGATATCACCGGCGAACGAAAAGTCCTGACGTGAATAATTTTCCATGGATACCGACGGATTGGGAATGGAGGGTGCAGAGTACTTAACACACAGGGCGACCCTTAAGGTCAGATAATTACATGACAAGTGAAAGAGAGAGGAATTACAACACTTAACagaacaacaacaaaaacaacAAGGTTCAGCTACTAGCTCAACCTACTAACCGCAGCATGGTTGTTTTAGGCCCCCTTTGGTTGAGCTTTGGCTTTTGCAAAACTTACTTCGAGTTGTGGCTTGTGTAAAAGCCGCTATGGGATAGTTGGAAGCCTGTTTGGTTTATTAGCTATAATTTTTGGAAAAGCTTCTCTCACTTACAAGCGGACTTTAAACgtcttggacagcaagtctacttcttcttcttcctctcgccATTGGAGATGCTATGTGCAACCACCCAAGATGGTTGCACCCTGCCGCTATTGGGATGGAGCTTGCGCCAACACCGCCATTGATGGGGGGAgatgcgccgccgccgcagcctagAGATGCACCGCTACTGCTTGTATGGAGATGTGTCGTGACCGTGACCTGGAGATCGAGGCACCGCAGCTGCTGGGATGGAGATGTGCCACGACCTAGAGATGCGCCGCCGGGCCTGGAGATGCGCCGTTGTCGCGGCCTCAGGGCATAGGTTCACCACTGGGAGCAGCCCGACGCCATCGTGCCCTAGAGCTTGGGGTACTTGCACGACCGTTGAGGCTAGGCCAAGGGAGCTTGGGGTACTCTGCGCGGCTATCAGATTTAGGGCAGGGGCACTTGGGGTACTCATGAACAGGGAAGGACCTCATGCGCCATCGGGAAGGAGAGAAGCCAGACCTTGCACTCTGCCAAGAAGGAGCAGCAACTGGAGGGGGTAGAAGCCTGCACATCGCCGGGCAGGGGAGAAGCCAGACCTAGGACATTGCTCAACCGATGCGGGTGGCAGAGCTCGGCCGTGTTGTCGTGCGAACTTGCGTGACTTCTCCACGTTCGATCGAAATAGGAGAAAAATCAAATTGTTATGTAATGGCAGGTGGGTAACTTTTTACCCCCAAAGCAGCTGAAATTAGAGGGAAAGCTATTTTCAATTTTGTAAGCTAATTTTGGGTAAAACAACTGTCgtttttgggtttttgactTTTGTAAAAATCAAAAGTATGTTAAAAGTCCAACCAAACAAGATCTTAATTTGCATGCTTGAATGCTAATATAACGTTAGGACAGACATTCTACTAGTAAAGAAGTAAACATGACATATCAATTAAACAGATAGATGACACAAATATTTTTCTTAAataaaataaggccttgtttagtttgcaaaattttttgtttttggctactgtagtatttcgtttttatttgacaaacattatccgatcacggagtaactaggctcaaaagattcatctcacaaattacaggtaaactgtgcagttagtttttattttcgtctatatttaatgctccatacatgcgaccaaagattcgatgtgacgggaaatcttgaaaaattttacgaactaaacaaggcctaagtaaatATGACACACCAACTAAAACACACTCTATTCGGTCACTCATAATTGATGCTTTAATCAAAATCATCAAAATTTTAAACTTTGGCTGCCAATAGTTtcgaaaatatttaatttagaaACATAGAAAATGTATTTTATTAAAATcattttcctaatatcatcatggTTATAGTTGCACTTATCGAGAACAAAATATTGGTTAAAGTTAAGAATCGACATAAAAAATCGATGAACGACTATTTATGTTCAGCGACAGCAGATAAGATCGTGTTACTCCCTCTGCCTCTAAATATTCATCATTTTTGTTTAAAAAACAACTTTgactaattatatattaaaatatattaatatttatggtatataattagtattGTTGAAAGATCTTTGAATATAATTTTTAAACTAATCTAGTTGAAGATATAAATGTtgtatattttttctataaattaagtcaaatttgcGATAAGTATATGTCAAGGACGATAGTTATTTAGGGatggatgaattgtattataaaCAATAGCGTAGCTGCTCTTTCAGTAAAAAAAATAGCGTAGTTGCTCTCCACGTTTACCACGTGATAGGTCGTCCTATATCAAGGTTGCGTGCAACAAACACGGACAAAACCAAATAAGGACGACCTCGGGTACACAAAGAATCGCCATATGCATCAGCCGGTTCAGGCTGGCCAAACATATGCTAATCATCATTAATTAATCAATATCGTCTCAGGCCTGCCCATCACGCGAAAATACTACTTCATTTCGTCTGGAGGGGCTGGGGCAACACCAAGACACTCCACAGGCTTTGCTTTGGCCACATCCCCTCTCCGAGATCCCAATCAGAAAAATAGCATCTTTCAGTATACTGGCTTCTCtctcttttaggccttgtttgaatGTTATTGGATTCACTttaatccatgtgtgttggtgtagattgaggtggaatttagttcaagttccactccaatccacttcaacacatgtggattgatgtgaatacgactacatccaaacaaagccttaggcattgtttggatgttgttggattcgcctcaatccacatgtgttggagtggattggggtgaaaggccttgtttggatgtagtcggattcgcatcaatccacatgtgttgggtgggttggagtggaacttgaactaaattccaccccaatccactccaacacatgtggattgaggtgaatccgacaacatccaaacaagatcttaggccttgtttggatgtagtcggattcgcatcaatccacatgtgttggtgtggattggagtagaacttgaactaaattctaccccaatccactccaacatatgtggattgaggtgaatccgacaacatccaaacaaggccttatgtgGATATATATACACAACGGAGAGCTTCCATAGGCAGCACACCTACCTAACACAGACACCACAGTCCACAGCTCAGACAATAGTATCATCTATCACGCAGCAGCAGCTGAAACTGAAAGGCCGAGCAACCAGGAATGAAGGGAAGCAAGGTCCACGAGCACGAGGCCGACGTCCCCGCCTCCGACCTCTGGGCGATCTACGGCACCCTCCGCGCCGGCGAGCTCCTGCCGGAGCTGCTCCCGCACGTGCTCGCCAAGGTCGAGCTCATCAGCGGCGACGGCGGTGTTGGTACCATCTTGCAGCTAATACTTCCTCCTGGTGAGAGAAAGTTAATTTATATATATGAACTCACGCGTATTCATATCATAATCATATATATGCTACTACAATCTTTGATTGATGTTGGATACGCTAGTAGTATATAGTAAAATTTTAATTGCTCTCATCTCTGATGCTCCTGCTAGGGATTCCTGGGCTGCAGAGCTACAAGGAGAGGTTCATCAAAGTCGACAACGAGAATTACATCAAGGAGACAGAAGCCATCGATGGCGACATTCTGAAGCTGGGGTTCCTGGCCTACATGGTACGGTTTGAGATCATTTCAAAAGGGGCCAACTTGTCGGTGATCAGGACGACTATCGAGTATGAGATTGAAGATGCGCACCCAGAGCTTGAAGCTATGGTGAGCATCGCAACTTTGGCTGCAGCTGCTGAGAAATTTTCCGAGCATGCTAAGGAGAAGAAGGTCCCTGCTTCAACCTCTTCTTGAAAAAACAAAATCTCAAGAGCCGATCGAGTTTAAGTGAACTACAGTTTCAACGCTTTGTGTGTGTGTTGCGTTTCAAATGTACTCCTGCGTTGCAGTGAAATGGGAACCCTGATCGTACGAATCACAGATACCTGCTTTTTGTTTGGTTTGGTCTATATTATGACACTGTCCACCATATTGTTCACTGTTTTATAGCTATGGCAAGGTATTTCCATGAACCAAAATTCACCACCATCAAAATCCTGTGGTACATAGTGGTAAACCCATAGCCACACAATTTTGTAGCTTCGATTTGAGTGGCCTACCCAGACACTCTAGATTTGACATGGACATCTCAACAACTGAGCATATACGACCTGTCATGTtgtattttgttttgttttacaTTTGTTTCGAGATGTAGGATTATTGACCAGCTCAATATTATTGAGCAGTGGTTCTCATACAGCGTGTTAAGGCAAGAAGCAATCAGCCCAAGTCAAGAACTCAAGATAAGACTAAACACAAATCTTATTGAATGATCCAATGCATCACTTAGAAACTTCCTCCTTTTTTTCGTAAGACTTGCACATATCAAATTCAAAACTTAAATATATAATCCATAATCAATTAAAGATTTGACTGTCTCAATAATCAATAAATAGATTCAATTTTGTAAATATATGACATAAGTATGGTACCATTAGATTAGACTATGAAAGTAGTTTGTATATAATGTTAGAAATTTTAATATTATGGTCATGAGAAACTTTGAAAAAGATGGCGAAAGTCCGGCATTGTGGGACCACTTCTGATCATGTCAAGCCTTATATTAACTTTGAAAAGGACGAAATATACCTTTCttatagaagaaaaaaaagagagttgtCTGTACGCAATGTTGTCATCTATACCTGTGGTCTACAGAATTGCGTACGGCTATTTACTTCAATATTTCAATATCCACAAAAGAAAGAAGATTGAAATAaaaggagttcctcaatcatGAACTCCATAAGCAGTGCCAGAGAGCTGAGCACGCAGAGCAATGGATGGGAGGCTCtgcaatgagtttgaaaccgaCCTCCCGGGTGCCGACTTGTGGGAGGTCTATGGCAGCCTTCTTCTCGATCAACTAGTCCCCCAATTGCTTCCACAACTGTTCTCAAAGATAGAAATTGTTGAGGGAGATGGTGGCGTCAGGACAATCCTGCTTGTCACTTCCCCTCCTGCAGGTTTGATTCTCAACAGCTGAGCTCCAGAACAGTAAACTGCAATACAACATCATGTAATTTCAGGATCTCATCCTAAAACTCGGCCGGTGAGGGGAAGACCCCCTCACAGTATTAAACGCTTGTTAGATTCTATGGCGTGCGACACTTATAGCGCTCCCACAACGATCACATAGACTGAACCAGACTCTTAAGAAGAAGACCTCAGTCCCCGACCGAGAAACCCCCGAACCCTGCCCCAGTAGCGATGGAGATTTTTTACCCAGCCGGCACAGTGAGCGATGCGGCATCGAAGCGCACACCCACCCACCCACCAGCCGGTTCCTAAATTCGTCCCACCCAGGGATCGAACTTGGGACCTGGGGTGCCGCAGGAAAGTGCTTGACCACTTGGTCTAGCACCTGTTGGCCAGGATCTCATCCTCACGGTGTTTTTTTTTGCTGATTCATTTTTCTAGGAATTTCTGAATTAGAAAGTTTCAAGGAGAAGTTCACCATAGTAGACAACGAAAAGGACATCAAGGAGGCAGAAAATGATTGAAGGAGGCTTTCTAGATCTTGGCTTTCAGAAATATTTAGTGTGATTAGAGATTGTAGAAAAATAAGACGGCACGTATAAAGTTGAGCCAAGCATACAAACAATGCTTCCCTTGTTTACGGGAAGTTTGGCCAAGTATATCAAAGAGCAGAAGAGTCCCAAGCAAGACCCCGAGTAAACTTCAGAAGAACAGGTACCCAAATTTAACTCAAAAAGGATTGTAGCCAAGTTGGAGCAAATTCCCATATCATTTTGTTCTTCATCTTGCTGATCCTCTGTGTCTGAGATGTTTGTATGTTATTATGGACTGTACTTTCAACCTATCATATAGACAAATGTTTGTTCAGATATTGTGAAAATTTTAAAACATGGGAGAGTGCACCTTCTTTATTGATTGATGCAGGTGGAGGTCCCTGTACGCCTCCCCTTCTCTCCGCccctgtatctaaataaataataaaaaataagaatacatctagaaaaaacaaaaaaaatgtatTATAATTTAGAAGAGGGAGTACCTTATAGCCCGTTTGAGTAGCCTTTGGAGTTTGAGGTACActcagagcatctccaaccgtcAACAGACTACCTAAATGAACTACCTATCCTTAATCTAGGTAGTGAGGACAAAAAATTCAGCTCCAATAGACTACCTATTTGACCCAACAAATTTATTGGCTATCCGAATCCCTCCTCCCACTACCCATTCCTATTGGGCCAAAGTAGACTACCTAAAAAACTGCTCGGTTATTTCGCGCTCGCGCTCGCCCATCTGTGCCCACGCATGGCTCATTCCCCGCCATCTCTCTCCATGCTGTCACCACTCATCTCTCGCGCCAGCACCGTCCCTCCCCCACGTGCAGCCTTCCTTTGTTAGCATAGCCGACATGGCTCTCcaccccgcccgcccgcccccgAGCTCTCAGCCGACGCGGCTCTCCGCCCCGGAACACGCTCGTCTCCCTTCCTCCAACGGACCCTGCTCTCTGCTCCCTCTCTTTGCTATAGCCGCTGAGGGCGGATCTGGCCTCCACGACAACGGGCACGCCTCCACTGGATGATGAGGGCACTGGATGCGCGTGGCCCTCTAGCGGACGACCTCTCTCCTGCTCCCTAGCTCCCCTCCGGTGGCACTGGATGAGTAGAAGAAGACATAAGAGAGGATGACGTGTGGACTCTACCTGTCATTCTCTGCTAGGATGAATTTTGGTAGCCAGTTTTAGGTATTGCTGCTGAAGTTAAAGACAAAATTTGAGTAGTATGAAAATAGGTGGCTACCTAAATAAAGTTTTAGATAGTCTATTTTACTGCTGGAGATGCTCTCATACTCTCCAAAACATGTAGAGCGGATGCAGACTTGCAGAGTACGATCCAGCTGGCGAGACACTAGCTTATTTGCTTAGCTGTCAAATCTGTCAACTATTCAtcagtgtttttcttttataataaatcaatgAACAATACTTTTAGTCATGACTTATCAACCAAGCGAACAACCACACCTGCTAGCTCCATCATCTTGCGACACGACTGTGTTGAAAACACAGAGTTGCATTGCTCAACCAAAGGTATGTTTATACAAAGTCAAAACAACAAAGACGTCTATGTCGAATTCAGACCCTGGTAAATTCTTTATCATCTAATTTTGCACAAGATTGATCATGTTTAGGCTAAAACAAAGATCTTGTTATGTTAAGTTAGTTTCAATGGCACAAACGTGCACGGATTCCATCGTTTGTAGGGGGCTAGCTTGTGCGTAATTTGAATTCAACGTACACCACGAAGGTGCTCACTTGAGCAGATGGTATGGAATTGCATGTTTTTTTTTCCGAGCAGAGGATTTGCACGTTTTGCCAATTTCATGAACTCTTCCAACTCCCAAGCCGAGCAGCTTTCGCTGCCAGGCCACCAGCCCAACAAGTTT is a window encoding:
- the LOC8082671 gene encoding serine/threonine-protein kinase RIPK; this translates as MLLLFRCFVGSSEPSAAAARSSGSGSESGGSEKKAVRRMRSATARLRSLSLDDLSRALASSGLHAFTQAELSAATRGLSSSNFIGEGGFGPVYKGFLDERLRPGEIEPQHVAVKYLDADGPQGHREWLAEVVYLGMLKHPHLVKLIGYGCQDEQRMLVYEYMARGSLEHHLFKNLLSTLPWCTRLKIAVGAAKGLAFLHEADTPVIYRDFKASNILLDSDYTAKLSDFGLAKEGPQGDDTHVTTRVMGTHGYAAPEYILTGHLTAKSDVYSFGVVLLELLSGRRSVDKRRRGREQHLVDWARPYLRHTERLHRVMDPCLDGQYSAKAAHKAAMLAYNCLHSVPKSRPTMRDVVDALQPLLAMCSDVPAGPFVYTVPPESEDNGKADDDEAVAAAAAARKKCLASAVHSHAEGDHRTFANQRCASSVAGHRSSSASSSPKESRDRGA
- the LOC8081939 gene encoding S-norcoclaurine synthase, which codes for MKGSKVHEHEADVPASDLWAIYGTLRAGELLPELLPHVLAKVELISGDGGVGTILQLILPPGIPGLQSYKERFIKVDNENYIKETEAIDGDILKLGFLAYMVRFEIISKGANLSVIRTTIEYEIEDAHPELEAMVSIATLAAAAEKFSEHAKEKKVPASTSS
- the LOC8082672 gene encoding S-norcoclaurine synthase is translated as MDGRLCNEFETDLPGADLWEVYGSLLLDQLVPQLLPQLFSKIEIVEGDGGVRTILLVTSPPAGISELESFKEKFTIVDNEKDIKEAEND